One segment of Clostridium ljungdahlii DSM 13528 DNA contains the following:
- a CDS encoding heme ABC transporter ATP-binding protein, giving the protein MNNSNLCAIEVKNLNYSFDEVNILHDINIDFKKNKFYSIIGPNGSGKTTLLKNIAKTLKPYKSTVFIKDKDILDLKSKALARKLAVVPQNSNLDMDFSVQDIVLMGRAPYFSKLQSESESDYNIAKQAMEVTNTWRFRDKFINQLSGGEKQRVLIARALTQDTDIILLDEPISNLDIYHQIEILDNVKSLSKKITVIMVLHDLNFAAQYSDHVILVNSGRVVMQGTPREVLTEKNIKKVYKINVCIIKNPVTGKPYIIPIGQERDCPNMKNGNLDD; this is encoded by the coding sequence ATGAATAATTCAAATTTGTGTGCAATTGAAGTTAAAAATTTAAATTACAGTTTTGATGAAGTTAATATACTTCATGATATAAACATAGATTTTAAAAAAAATAAATTTTATTCGATTATAGGGCCTAATGGTTCTGGTAAAACTACTTTACTAAAAAATATTGCTAAAACCTTGAAGCCTTATAAGAGCACAGTTTTTATAAAAGATAAGGATATACTGGATTTAAAAAGTAAGGCACTGGCAAGAAAACTTGCGGTAGTTCCCCAAAATAGCAACTTGGATATGGATTTTTCCGTACAGGATATAGTTTTGATGGGAAGGGCGCCTTATTTTTCGAAACTTCAAAGTGAATCAGAAAGTGATTATAATATTGCTAAACAGGCTATGGAGGTTACTAATACCTGGAGATTCCGTGACAAATTTATAAATCAGTTAAGCGGTGGTGAAAAACAAAGAGTTCTTATAGCACGGGCACTTACCCAAGATACGGATATAATACTACTGGATGAACCCATATCTAATCTTGACATATACCATCAGATTGAAATTTTGGATAATGTTAAATCACTTAGCAAAAAGATAACAGTTATAATGGTACTTCACGATTTAAATTTTGCAGCACAGTACAGTGACCATGTGATACTTGTAAATAGTGGAAGAGTTGTAATGCAGGGAACTCCTCGGGAAGTACTCACAGAAAAAAACATAAAAAAGGTGTATAAAATAAATGTATGCATAATAAAAAATCCAGTTACCGGCAAGCCATATATAATACCTATAGGACAGGAAAGGGACTGCCCCAATATGAAAAACGGAAATTTAGATGATTAG
- the ytaF gene encoding sporulation membrane protein YtaF has translation MHLLPSFLFALSANIDSFTVGISYGIKKMKISPLSTILIALIATAGTFLSMVLGKFLIKFMSENIANIIGSGFLILMGIWFIIDAVIKNHCNENKKLCNAENNLLPYKNLLDNPEIADADNSGYIDVKESIFLAFALTINNVGVGIGASITGINILLATIFTFILSTTGLVAGCVIGSSCLSKFFGKYAPFVSGISIIILGIYELII, from the coding sequence ATGCACTTATTGCCTTCATTTTTATTTGCCTTATCCGCAAATATAGACAGTTTCACTGTAGGAATATCCTATGGTATTAAAAAAATGAAAATTAGTCCATTAAGTACTATTCTAATAGCTTTAATTGCTACTGCAGGAACATTTCTATCTATGGTTCTAGGTAAATTTCTAATTAAGTTTATGTCTGAAAATATAGCCAATATCATTGGAAGCGGTTTTTTGATATTAATGGGCATATGGTTTATAATTGACGCTGTTATAAAAAATCACTGTAATGAAAATAAAAAACTGTGTAATGCTGAAAATAATCTTTTACCCTATAAAAATCTTTTGGACAATCCAGAAATAGCCGACGCTGATAATTCAGGCTATATAGATGTTAAAGAATCTATATTTCTAGCCTTCGCTCTCACAATAAATAATGTTGGAGTAGGTATAGGCGCAAGTATAACTGGTATCAATATATTACTTGCCACTATATTTACCTTCATTCTCAGTACAACAGGCCTAGTTGCAGGATGTGTTATAGGCAGCAGCTGTTTGTCTAAATTTTTCGGTAAATATGCTCCTTTTGTATCTGGCATTAGTATTATAATTTTAGGTATCTATGAACTAATCATCTAA
- a CDS encoding ABC transporter substrate-binding protein — MFKSSKKFVLLIMITITVFLAGCGASNTSNSTTDSSSKSESTKNTAYPLKLKDSTNTEITIQSEPKKVVSLSPNVTETIYALNKQNILVGRTDFCTYPTQASKIPAVGTITDPSVEKIVELKPDVVIASNLTKPDILKKLQQLNIKVLTISKNESFENTYNNIENIGKIVNANKKAYSIVSNMKEKVKVVQEKVRGKSTPTVYYVVSYGTSGDFTAGKDTFVGKMIEMAGGKNAASDVTGWNYSLEKLVEKNPDILICSNKFNSKNGIKSTKGYKDLDAVKKNKLFEIDEDIISRQGPRLADGLEALAKIIHPEAF, encoded by the coding sequence ATGTTTAAGAGTAGCAAAAAATTTGTTTTACTAATTATGATTACGATTACGGTATTTTTGGCGGGATGTGGAGCATCTAATACAAGCAATTCTACTACAGACAGCAGCAGCAAAAGTGAATCTACTAAAAATACCGCTTATCCTTTAAAATTAAAAGATTCAACTAATACGGAAATTACAATTCAAAGTGAGCCTAAAAAGGTGGTATCCTTATCACCTAATGTTACAGAAACAATTTATGCATTAAACAAACAAAATATTTTGGTAGGTAGAACTGATTTTTGCACGTATCCTACACAAGCTTCTAAAATACCAGCTGTGGGTACTATAACTGACCCAAGTGTTGAAAAAATTGTTGAACTTAAACCTGATGTTGTAATAGCGTCTAATTTAACTAAACCGGACATTTTAAAAAAGCTGCAGCAGCTTAATATAAAGGTTTTAACTATTTCAAAAAATGAAAGCTTTGAAAATACTTATAATAATATAGAAAATATAGGAAAAATAGTGAATGCTAATAAAAAGGCATATAGTATAGTTTCAAATATGAAAGAAAAAGTTAAAGTTGTACAGGAAAAGGTAAGAGGAAAGAGCACCCCTACAGTATATTATGTAGTAAGCTATGGTACAAGCGGCGATTTTACTGCGGGAAAAGACACTTTTGTAGGCAAGATGATTGAAATGGCAGGAGGCAAAAATGCTGCTTCTGATGTTACAGGTTGGAATTACAGTCTCGAAAAACTTGTTGAAAAAAATCCTGATATACTTATATGTTCCAATAAATTTAATAGCAAAAATGGCATTAAGTCTACAAAGGGTTATAAAGATTTGGATGCTGTAAAGAAAAATAAACTTTTCGAAATTGATGAAGATATTATAAGCAGACAGGGACCTAGACTTGCAGATGGGTTAGAAGCTCTGGCAAAGATAATTCATCCTGAAGCATTTTAA
- a CDS encoding FecCD family ABC transporter permease: protein MKFSRKKHFKLFFCICIVILFFSAVISAMLGSADISFKETLYVILSKIPIVGGLVSTASMSQNHMLIILQIRLPRIITSALVGMGLSVVGASFQAIFKNPMADPYVLGVSSGAALGAAIGFMLQLDTLLLGSTAITMMAFVGSIATTVLVYNIARVKNKIPPTTLLLAGVSVSFLLSSIISIIMVFNRQQVEKIVFWTMGSVSAATYNQILMLMPFIFLGVIIILLFSRDLNIMLTGDDTAKSLGIEVENVKKIVLAVSSIIVAACVSISGVIGFVGLIIPHAVRMVFGPDHRVLLPFSLIIGAVFMIICDTVARTVAAPSEIPVGAVTALFGSPYFIYLLIKSKKRVI, encoded by the coding sequence ATGAAATTTTCCCGAAAAAAACATTTTAAGTTGTTTTTTTGCATTTGCATAGTAATATTATTTTTTTCGGCAGTAATATCAGCTATGCTGGGTTCTGCAGATATATCCTTCAAGGAAACACTATATGTGATACTAAGTAAAATACCTATTGTGGGAGGTTTAGTTTCTACAGCAAGTATGTCACAAAATCACATGCTCATAATATTACAGATACGTTTACCAAGGATAATAACTTCAGCATTAGTTGGAATGGGATTATCAGTAGTAGGTGCATCCTTTCAGGCAATATTTAAAAATCCAATGGCAGATCCTTACGTACTTGGAGTATCTTCAGGAGCTGCTCTTGGAGCTGCAATTGGATTTATGTTGCAGCTGGATACTTTGCTTTTAGGATCTACAGCTATTACTATGATGGCTTTTGTAGGATCTATTGCAACTACTGTTTTGGTTTATAACATAGCCAGGGTAAAAAACAAGATACCACCAACTACACTGCTTCTGGCAGGTGTTTCTGTGAGCTTTCTTCTATCTTCAATAATATCTATAATAATGGTATTCAACAGGCAGCAGGTTGAAAAAATTGTTTTTTGGACAATGGGAAGTGTTTCTGCAGCAACCTATAATCAAATATTGATGCTGATGCCTTTCATATTCTTGGGTGTAATTATAATACTTTTATTTTCAAGAGATCTAAATATAATGCTTACAGGGGATGATACTGCTAAAAGTTTAGGCATAGAAGTTGAAAATGTAAAAAAAATAGTACTTGCTGTTTCCTCGATAATTGTTGCAGCTTGTGTGTCTATAAGTGGTGTAATAGGGTTTGTAGGACTAATAATTCCCCATGCAGTACGTATGGTATTTGGACCTGACCATAGGGTGCTATTGCCTTTCTCATTGATAATTGGAGCTGTGTTTATGATTATTTGCGATACAGTGGCAAGAACTGTAGCTGCTCCTTCTGAAATACCTGTGGGTGCTGTAACTGCTTTATTTGGATCTCCATACTTTATTTATCTTTTAATAAAATCTAAAAAGAGAGTGATATAA
- a CDS encoding TRAFAC clade GTPase domain-containing protein → MGIFKFFRSGNSEPRNTYEKATYERGPFMITCPFCFKKFKSDHVVFRASHSEKGDPEYEKVEDELLNRYYKKIGKGTLGPMNPVVKAQALPERNKTRVDKVLVEIKDKYDASTDERLCPYCHNDLPITSGRGPSKIISVIGASQVGKSVYMTTLLYVLEKYTCERIGASLIAGNSGYNDEIRENQERIFEKNLMLDPTPKQHVEPLIENLKFKEDKIPPLTLIFYDIPGEGMTDKAYMENHAEHIKNSDGIIFLVDPLQMRTLRKKLSIVNREKGDFTEKYQEPKDIIVYLFENFISKESKEKTHIPTAVVVTKSDMLKNLKDEEYIGENSNIFKNYNHEGFFNLNEFENIDGEVRKFLLKADAPFKGAVDACFKTAGYFAVSSLGSNSNHLEIDRSSSINPIRVDEPFLWLLYKMNYLDGGRE, encoded by the coding sequence ATGGGAATCTTTAAATTTTTCAGGAGTGGTAATAGTGAACCTAGAAATACTTATGAGAAGGCAACTTATGAAAGAGGACCTTTTATGATAACATGTCCTTTTTGCTTTAAAAAATTTAAATCAGATCATGTGGTATTCAGGGCTTCTCACTCGGAAAAGGGAGATCCTGAATATGAAAAGGTAGAGGATGAGCTTCTTAATAGATACTATAAAAAGATAGGAAAAGGAACATTAGGGCCAATGAATCCCGTTGTTAAGGCTCAAGCACTTCCTGAAAGAAATAAGACGAGAGTGGACAAAGTACTAGTTGAAATTAAAGACAAATACGATGCAAGTACAGATGAAAGATTATGTCCTTACTGTCATAATGATTTGCCTATAACTTCAGGAAGAGGACCTTCTAAAATTATATCTGTTATAGGAGCTTCTCAAGTAGGAAAGTCTGTATATATGACAACTCTTCTTTATGTGCTTGAAAAGTATACTTGTGAAAGAATAGGGGCATCTCTTATTGCAGGAAACTCTGGTTACAATGATGAGATAAGAGAAAATCAAGAGAGAATTTTTGAAAAAAATTTAATGCTCGATCCTACTCCCAAACAGCATGTAGAACCTTTAATAGAAAATTTAAAATTTAAAGAAGATAAAATTCCACCTTTGACTCTTATTTTTTACGATATACCAGGTGAGGGTATGACAGATAAGGCCTATATGGAAAATCATGCAGAACATATAAAAAATTCAGATGGAATAATATTTCTTGTGGATCCACTTCAAATGAGGACTTTGAGGAAAAAGTTAAGTATTGTGAATAGGGAAAAAGGTGACTTTACGGAAAAGTATCAGGAACCGAAGGATATAATAGTGTATTTGTTTGAAAATTTTATATCCAAGGAATCTAAAGAAAAAACGCACATACCTACGGCAGTAGTAGTTACTAAAAGTGATATGCTTAAGAATTTAAAGGATGAAGAATATATAGGAGAGAACAGTAATATATTTAAAAATTACAATCATGAGGGATTTTTTAATTTAAATGAATTTGAAAATATTGATGGTGAAGTTAGAAAGTTTTTATTGAAAGCTGATGCCCCATTTAAAGGTGCCGTGGATGCTTGCTTTAAAACTGCAGGTTATTTTGCAGTATCTTCTTTGGGTTCTAATTCCAATCATCTTGAAATAGATAGAAGCAGCAGTATAAATCCTATTAGAGTGGATGAGCCTTTTTTGTGGCTGCTTTATAAAATGAATTATTTGGATGGGGGCAGGGAATAG
- a CDS encoding YARHG domain-containing protein has product MPKCRECGTELDENDKFCVYCGAKQEKEREREEDKNDDTKYYGKENNDYKKEDKKHEDSLKNSDTFDFSSSHETKKTDRKDKDEFTREIDDTQLKDKRPFNFKMIGITILTIIVFVVAFKMISSLINKGPGKNVSNVESKQNVSSDLNNNDENDSDNNSGEYVIPYSNTRALTSNDLKGMSKKQLALARNEIFARHGYTFPTEPYKSYFASKSWYKPNPNYTNDGKELSALERHNVKVILIAEGRGKYVSPGYDADYYKK; this is encoded by the coding sequence ATGCCTAAATGTAGAGAATGTGGTACAGAGCTGGATGAAAATGATAAGTTTTGTGTATACTGCGGTGCAAAACAGGAAAAGGAACGTGAAAGAGAAGAGGATAAAAATGATGATACAAAGTATTATGGAAAAGAAAATAATGACTATAAAAAAGAAGATAAAAAGCATGAGGATAGCTTAAAGAACAGCGATACTTTTGATTTTAGTTCATCTCATGAAACAAAAAAGACAGATAGAAAAGATAAAGATGAATTTACCAGAGAGATAGATGACACTCAACTTAAAGATAAGCGGCCATTTAATTTCAAAATGATAGGTATAACTATTTTAACTATAATTGTATTTGTTGTTGCCTTTAAGATGATATCCTCACTTATAAATAAAGGTCCCGGCAAAAATGTTTCAAATGTGGAATCCAAGCAAAACGTTTCTTCTGATTTGAATAACAATGATGAAAATGATTCAGATAATAATTCAGGAGAATACGTGATACCTTACAGCAATACAAGGGCACTTACTAGTAATGACCTGAAAGGTATGAGTAAAAAGCAGCTGGCACTTGCTAGAAATGAAATATTTGCAAGGCATGGCTACACATTTCCTACAGAACCATATAAGAGTTATTTTGCAAGTAAGTCCTGGTATAAGCCTAATCCCAATTATACTAATGATGGCAAGGAACTTTCCGCGCTTGAGAGACATAATGTAAAGGTGATATTGATAGCAGAAGGCCGTGGAAAATATGTATCACCTGGATATGATGCAGATTATTATAAAAAATAG